DNA from Eucalyptus grandis isolate ANBG69807.140 chromosome 5, ASM1654582v1, whole genome shotgun sequence:
CGGTTGTCCtggcagctcctcctcctcctcctcctttccaaCCCAGAATGCCGACTCGGTGACCCCAAAGAAGCGTGACCTCCCAGAGAAAGACCCGAGTAAGTAAACACagttccattcaattgaaatataCGAAAGCCATCGTATGACGACCTTCATGGTTTATATACTAATATCATtagttaattaaataaaaaagagaagaagaagaaagaagagaaaggaaagagacaaaAGGAGACTTTTTCTTTAGGCATCTTATGATGTAACTGAAAAACTCCCAATCGTCGACCACTGACGTAACCCGGTTTTTTTGGGCAGAGTGGAAAAGATCATCACGTAGGGTCGTCCCAGGCAACAAGAAGAGGCCCGTTCTGAGGcacgaggaagaagagaaggacgATGCTGGCATCTCCACTAAGTTGACGCTCCTCCACGACCCGTGGGACTTCAAGAAGGTGCTAGAGACAAGTGACGTTGATCACTCGTCGCGGCTCCTGCTTACGAAAGGCTTTGTGGAGAGCCGCGTGCTCAAGGAGAAGGGCGAGGAGATGGTGGGGCTGGTCAAGAGCAGGGCCGGGATGGAGGTCCCCGTGTGGGACGCGGACACAAGCACCGAGCACCCGCTCGTGTTTGGCTACTGGAAATCCACGAAGGGCTACGTGCTGAAAGGCGGCTGGATCCCGGAGTTCGTCGAGAGGCGAGGGTTGGTAGTCGGGGACAAGATCGGGATGTTCTGGGACGAGCGCATGTTTTACTTTAAGGTCCTTCGCAAGGTTGCTCGAGGCACGGGCAACGAGGCTGCTTGAGCTTTCACTGGAAAGTCATAGCGAAAGGAGCTTCttctctatatttttctttttctgttttcctaATGTCGGGTTCTTTTATGTGCTGTGCTTTTATGTTGTCAAGCCATGTTTTCCATTAAGTCCTAATATATTTTGTTTGTATCCCGTTACGTACTCGAGTCTATAATTTCTGGATCTTGTTGTCAGtcaaatttcggttcggtttggaaTTGTATTGCGTTATTTGAATCGAATTAATTTATCTCATTTCGCATAAGATATTCTCCGTCCAGAGCAAgtacagaatcttggtttccctGAATTACTTTCGATGAAAATATTTCGTTATGGTAATAATTCCGGAGAAACCCTAATCATGAATTATACGTTTATTAATTTTACCCTTAAAGCACAATCGACGAAAGCACCGGCGGAAGCCCCCTCGTAACTAAATTGTACGAAGCTGACCTGTTCCACTTTTCGCACACCAAACAATGTGTCAGCTATCAATGCAGTGCACAACGAGGCGAGGATCCTGCCAATTGGCTTCTATAATGTTCTTCTCTTCAATCAAACAATGATTTCATGAAGGTTCGACTTTTGAGAgacaagaagaggaaaatagGGGACGCTACGGTCCATGGAAACCACTCAATTTGGGAAAGACtaatatattcaattaaattatcCTTTTTCCCTTATCCAACCCTAATTAATAGATACTTTGAATTAGAGCGCACATTTGACAATGTAATTTTGCGCAACTATAGTTCGATCGCTCTCGACGACCTAAGGTGCAAAATTTGTGGGATTTCCACACTTCTAATTCTATGCTGTCTctccagaaaaagaaataacatggataagaaaaaagtgaaaaaatccATGAAGACGTTCAATTTCTTGCAACCCCAAATCTCCACTgatcatcatcaatcactcaCCGCCGGCACCATCTATGGTCTCTTTGTCCCGCTTTTGCGATGTTGCCAACATCAACGATGACAATGAGAATAGTAATAGGTGCCAAGAAGAAGTTTTATCTCCACGTTTTTGTCTTCGAGAAAGCTTGTCTTTTCTCCATCACGTGAGCGATGACGAAAGCTCCCTGGTGTCACTAAAATCGTAAGGACCCAAGCTCATGCGGGCCCCAATCCCGTCCCCACTCGTCGCGTGCGAGTGCCCAACGAGGCGTGAACTGCCGACACACTTCTAATTCGGTGCAATGCTAGATTCTTTGATGTTGTTTTTTGTTGTAATAATAATACGTGAAAACGATAAAATCTTACGATTCATGTCAATGCAAAATTAtcagagaaataaatgaaaaataataagaacacgagaaatttacgtgattcggtcaTAGTATCGGTACCTATATCTACGGGGAAAGCCGGCagtaaataatccactataatcggagaatcaaagtttacaatcactcacacgctcGAGTGTTTTCTATATTTAGATTTAACCtaaaacccaaagtgtttataaataaacaactcacttggacataaactcactGCACAAAAATCACCATGCGTTCAAGCTCAAACGAAACGCTCTACGTACGTTAAACAAGATCAacgtctttttttctttcacgtaCGTATCCTCTTTGGAGGGCTTCAGCAAGCGGCGCTCCTTTCTTCTACGTGTActgttgggatataatataCAGAAACGTCAAGATcttacaatttacgtcaacacGAAATCACCCCAAATAAATtaaggagaaaaataataacACAGAAATGTACGTGATTCAGTCCAGTATCGTGTACCTACATCCACGGAAAAGAGCCAAAAGCAAATAATCCATTTGAAATGGAGAATCGAGTTCTCGTTCAATCGTTTCAAGTGTTTCCAACATCTAGATTTAACCCAAaatccaaagtgtttataaataaacaacttacTTGGGAATAAACTCACGCACAAAATACCACACGTTCGAGTCACacgccaaaagaaaagaaatctctagcgtctttttcttttttttttcttcggcaTAGCTCCTCTTCGGCGTGGAGGAATAGTGTGGACGTGCGGCTTCTTTGATCGTTGAACGTCCGTCTCTATGtagggttttcttttccttttatacgtgtgccccaAACTTTGGGCCCCACcgtaaataaaagaaattcggCACACTTCACGTGCATGGAACTCGGCGGCTTCTCACTGGACTAAAGAAGACctgcaaataaataaataaaatctgtTTTATACGTgggtgtgcccaaggtcaaaagtttgaccttgggcccaccTTTCCTCTTTGGTTCTCCGAAGTAGCGTCCCACGCTTCTTCCTTTGTagccgttttttttttcttttactttaattCCTTCATGAGTCCAGCGAATTTCCTCGTCCAATTTAatctcgagacataatttaacaattctccaccttgactCGATATTTGAAGTTAAGTTATAGTCTTATCATCCATACCGCTCTCCCAACACCTCGATTGGCGCTTACTCTCCATAGACACCAAGAAAGCTCAAGCAGAGCTTGAGCTTCGCCAAATGAACAGACTTAGTTATCATGTCGGCCGGGTTATCTGCTATAGCAATCTTTTTAAAAGTAACAATACCATTAGCTAAGATATCTCGGATAAAGTGGTACATAATATTGATATGCATcgttcgctcgtgataaactggattatacgccaaatatatcgcacattggttatcacagtgtatatccacatttttctattctaactcaaagtccgagagcaaactttgtaaccgTATCGCATTCTTTCCTATAAAGGTTAGTGTCATGTACTCTGCCTTAGTCGAAGACAAGACAATGTGATCCTGTAAAGACGCTTTCCAAGTAACTGCACTACTCGCTAGCGTAAATACGTACCCTGCTAAAGATCTGCAATTATCCAAGTCATCGGCGTGATCTGAATTCACATAACTAGTGGTCTCACTGCCATTGTGTCTTGTCGATACACTATACCCACGTttgttgtccccttcaaatatctgagaatccacttcacagcttcccaTGAGCTTTACCAGGACATTTCATATAACGACTAACCACGTTCAcaacttgtgaaatatcaggctTAGTGCACACCAtaacatacataatactacccatgacactagaataaggaacacgggacatatgctcccctcctcctcagtctgcggtgataatttatttgaaagtttaaaatgCTTCACTAAAAATGTACTTACAGATTTCGccgactgcatattaaaacgtgccacaatcttctcgatatatttcttttgaaatagacgtaaaactcctgCAGTTTTGTcatgcaaaatctccatacccaaaattttctttacagcacctaaatctttcatctcaaattcagcatttaattgcatcttcagcacatcaatatcagacatattttTAGCTACTATCaccatatcatcaacatataagagtagataaatcaaagaattattctccaatctcctaaagtaaacgtagctatccatctgactttttgaatagttttgactagccatgaaagcatcaaaatgtCTAGGAGACCGTTTtagcccatacaaagatttctttaacaagcaaacatgatcttccttacctgaaatagcaaatccctttggttgcctcatgtaaatctgctcctccaactcaccgtgaagaaacgcagttttcacatctagttgctctGACTCGAGATCCTGCGAAgtaactaaggcaagtaaaacacgaatagaagtatgtcttaccacaggagagaacacCTCAATGTAGTTAATGCCCTCATGctgtgtatatcccttcgccacaagCCTCGCCTTATACCTCGCTGCCTCGACACCGAgaatgccctctttccgtttaaagacccatttacttttgacaattttttggcTCTTTGGTACTTTGACtagctcccatgtctgattttgatggagtggttccatctcttcactcatagcccctagccactgcgacgactccgaactagccatcacctcagagtaagacgaaggcttatctgtctccacctcatcacctacaatCAATGCATGAGCAATATctatataaccataacgtaccggtgatttaatttgccttctttaTCTATTGACGGCTATAGTCTGCTACGACTTTactggttgttcactatcaccgacttcAGGAACTGCGACTTCATCTGCAGTCTCAACTTCTGTTACCTTCGAGATCTTTAgagtctccacctgaagctccacctcacttatgacaccatgatctgtcttctctGCTAGTTGTATCTCAGAGCTCCTCTGTTGAAGCATTTCAGTCTtgtcgaagatcacatctctgctgattagaaaaccAGGTGATCTAGGATTAGTGCACCAcagccggtagcctttcacTCCATGTGCATAACCTAGAAATATACACTTCTTtgccctcggctcaagcttatcatcactcgcatgagcatatgcaagacatccgaatattcgtAATCCGGAATAATCAACATGTTTCCtcgaccatacttcctcaggagtcttccactcgatagcatATGATGGAGATCGGTTTACCAGGTAACATGCCATGTtcactgcttcagcccaaaattccttACCAAGTCCTACATGTGAAAACATGCATCAAGCTCGCTCAAGCAAAATTCTGTTATTCCGTTCTGCCACGCTAATCTTTACCACAGAACTCCATGTAGGCACTTGATTTGCTTACCTGACTGGTTCTTAATCAAtgtcttaaatttcttgaaccgatcaaacacatcatatttgtgcttcagaaagtaAACCCATACATTTCTCgaataatcgtcgataaaagtcagcatatatcgggcacctcTTTCAAAGGAACCGAAGACGGGCCCCAGATGTCTGAGTGAATATATTCAATTGgtcgtttggtcgaatgaatagctatagtaaacttaactcggtgctACTTCCCATAGATGCAGTActcacataagtccagcttTCTTGTCTTCTAACCCttcaacaaccccctttcactcaacatcgtcatacctgcctcactcatgtgccctaaacgcatatgccataattgagtcaagttagagtctgactcacTTGATGAAATTGCAGCGGTTCCATTCCCGATCTCtcccagtagatgatagagagtattcactttcttccctttcatcactgtcatggcacctcgagagatcttcagtactcAACCTTCAGCGGTGTACGTGCACCcaatgtcatcgagtgtccccagAGAAATAAGATTCTTTTTGAGTTCcagtacatgcctcacatctgtcaatgtgcgaaccaccccatcatgcatccgaatccgaattgtccctatccGCACAGCCTTACagactgcattattccccaaaagaaccctaccaccatctgcagctTGGTAAATAGTAAATCAAttcttatgaggcgtcatgtgataagaacaccccgaaTCTAGCATCCATTCGTCTCCTGACGAAGTAGCAGTCACACATAAGACAGCTTCTGCATCATTAGTGCTCCCCTTAGCAATGTTTACCACATTGTTTGTAACATTCTGCTCATCAACTTTATTTCTCCGCTTTGGATAATCTCTCCTAATGTGCCCCTCCttgtgacactcaaagcacttcacgcgtgCTTTGGACTTTCTATTGCGTGATTTCGATCTGCTTTTACCTCTGCTGCTACTAGGCTCTCGATGTTGTTATCTACCCCGAATCGTCAGTGCTTACGCTGCTCTTATCGCCAGATtgtcatctcgcaactttctctgccaccccttagagaataaggcagACTTGACCTCTTCTGAGGTTATAGTAGTACACTCCTGCAAcagtgaatcagtaaagtgctccaatgactctggtaaagaggctaacaataTCATGCCTTATTCTttatcatcaagtatcttaccgacattcttcagatccaacatgagtttattaaattcatctaggtgggttctaatagacgtaccttcagtatatttaaatttaaacatcTTCTTCAGCATGTATAAGcaattgttcaaacctttcttcacatagagtgttTGAAGTTTTGCTGTAATGCCGtggcatccttctcctcaataACCTCTAGTAAGACctcatccgacaaatttaacaggattatgttctttgctttttccatcAACTCTATCCTCtctgaggctttcattataattggCAACTCATCTTTGCCATTtagtgccttggccaaaccttgtgttgtcaataaagcccgcatcttgatgctccataacacaaaattatttctcccatcaaacttctcaatctTAGATTTCCTcttagacataattgcaataacataatatccaaataataatcagagaagcaaaagccccaaatcacaatcaagaaatctaaccccatgctctgataccaattgttgggatataatatgcggaaacgtcaggatcttgcaatttacgtcaatgcgAAATCACCCCAGAGAAATtaaggagaaaaataagaacaccagaaatttacgtgattcggtccgagtatcggtacctacatccacggggagagctagcagcaaataatccactaaaattggagaattagagtttacaatcgctcaatctctcaagtgtttcccacacctagatttaaccaaaaatccaaaatgtttataaataaacaacttacttgggaataaactcacggcacaaaatacCACACGTTTAAGTCGCacggcaaaaagaaaagaaatctccagcttccttttcttttttttctttggcataGCTCCTCTTCGGTGTGGACGAATAGCGTGGACGTGCGGCTTCTTTGATCGTCAAACATCCGCCTCTACGGCTCCGTTTGGGAACAGCTTTCCCAAGGATCCTTGAGgggctaaaggcctttgggccaaatattgagtgtttggtaaaaaaatttcacttgcCTTTGCCAAAGGCAAAGCCTTgccaaggctgaaagcccaaggcaggttgggggctgccttgggcattcTTGGCATGCTGGCTTTGAGGATAATaagttttttcttccttgattgtccttgttaatttttcgttttttcgGCTTTACCCCAACTATTGTTCATTGTCTTCatccttcccttctctctacTGAGAGAACATGGCCAGCATCAGCGAGCAGGCATCGGCGAAAGGCAGGTGGTCCGGCGAAGGGCATGCGGTGCGGCGAAGGGGGTGGTCCGGCTAGGGTCCCACGACCCTCCGACGAGGGTCACCGCGCGGAGGACGCCGGCAACCCGGATCGTGCTCGATCGGGGTCGCGtagatctgggtcgcggagACCAAATCGCGAGCGTCGGCGACCTCCGCGGCGCGGTGGGTTGCACGACggctcggcgagggtcgcggcgaCTGAGATCTCATGATCTGGGTCGTTGCGACCCTCGTTGGAAGGTTGCGCGACCCGCCGCTCCGCGACCTCCATGCGGAGGTCGCCGGTGCCGCTCGATCTAATCGCGGCGACCCAGCTCGCGAGATCTCGGTTGCCACGACCCTCGCCGAGCCGTGTCCTCCACACGATGACGCTAGCCGGACGCCGCCCCGCctccccctcgccggaccgcctACCCTTCGCCGACGGTAACCGGCAAAGCCCTTGGCCAGCCAACTctcattttttccattttttttaataacaaaagcattttgcaaatttaatttatccaaacactattttgctcaaacaTACTTCACAATAGACTTTCACAAGCAccatttaccaaacacaatttgcattttgaaaaactcctTTAACTCAAATatctttacattttcttaaggattttccccaaaagtctttccaaacgcaccctacgtagggttttcttttccttttatacgtgtgccccaAACTTTGGGCCCCACcgtaaataaaagaaattcggCACACTTCACTTGCATGGAACTCGGCGGCTTCTCACTGGACTAAAGAAGacctgcaaagaaaaaaaaaatctgttttatGAGTaggtgtgcccaaggtcaaaagtttgaccttgggccccacctttCCTCTTTGGTTCTATGAAGCAGCGTCCCACACTTCTTCCTTcgtagcctttttttttttactttaattcCTTCATGAGTCCAGCAAATTTCCTATCCaatttaaactcgagacataatttaatatgTACAGGGCTTCAGCAAGTCTTatggaaggaaagaagaatCTGTTTTTATATATGTGCCCaaaggtcaaagtttgacccgGGCTCGCCACCTTTTGATTCTTCAACGTAACAAAGCTTTTGCATTAGAAAGAAGAttcttatttaatatttttcttgggaaGGCTGTGTGGTGAGAATAAAGGACAGGCGAGTCttgagggagggagagagaagacgcTGGCGGGGCAGGTCAAGAGCGAGGGCGGAATGGAGGTCGTCGTGAGAGACGCGGACCGACGTGACCAACAACTTTTTCCCTTGAAATGCCCTGCACTAACATTCGAGCAAGATTGTCTATCTCGATCGGGGACCACAAAATAGATTACGTCGAAACCAATCTGACTACCGCGTGACATAAAGAAAAGCAACTCCCGATCAGGGATGTCGGCCTTGCTTTCTTGTAAAAAtagatttcttttatttaaatatgCTTAATGATTAGAGATCCCACCGTCTGCAGAATACTTGAATAAAATCTAGACGCTGGTGAGTATTCATGAACGGTTTGAATATTAACTATTTCGACATTGATTCGATCAAGtagcgatttttttttcttttttattatttgccCCATCATATATGGTAGTATATGTTCTTGCATGTCAATTTTGTGAGGAAAACATTCATCTAGCGATTTTGTTAGATTTCACGTCGGttggaaatcattgatgtgatgccgatcgtcaattaaattccggCACGATTTGGAATTATATGGCATTGTTTTAATGGAATAAAAACCTTGATTTCTTTAAATACAAGTCGAAGAATTACTTTCAATCAAATATATAGAATAATTCCGGTAAAACCCTATTCATGAATTATTTCGTCAGTAAACGGAGCATCTTTTCACGTTCTAATTGGGTGCAATGATAGGTTCTTGGACGCCAATCGACAGGCGATGGCGGAAGCCCCCGTGTCCCTATCATCGTACAGACCCAAGCTCAAGGCTGGCCCGTCCCTCTCCACTCCTTTTCGCATACCCCTCGAGGCGAAAACTGCGACCACGGTTCCTAACGAGACGAAAGGCTTCTTTAATGTTTTTCCCCTTCAATCAAACGATGATTTCAGAAAGGTTTGACtattgagagagaagaagaagaggaagataaaGGATGATACGATCCATGGAAACCGCTCAATTTGGGAAAGACTAATATATTCAATAAATTCCTAATTGAACATGTTTTCTTAAGAGATACTGGAGAACCATTtggattaataaattttgtgatttgTCATATTAAAAATTCTCATGTTATAGGAAACATAGTCTTATGGCCCCCGTCCCCACAAATGCACACAGTCATTGCACTACCTTTGATCATTTTCCCTAATCTGGCCCGAATTAGTAAATACTTTGTATCATAATGCACATTTCACAACTTGATTTTGCGCAACTATAGTTTAATCACTCTCAACGATCTAAAGTGTGAAGTTTGGGGGATTTTCACACTTCTAATTTTGTGTCGTCTctccagaaaaagaaataacatggataagaagaaagagaagaaacccATGAAGACGTTTAATTTCTTCCGAACCCAAATATCCTTCGGTTATCATCGATCACTTGCCACCGGCACCATCCAGGGTCTCTTCGTCCTGCATTAGTGATGTTGCCAACGTCAATGATGACGATGAGAATAATACTCGgggccaagaagaaaatttatctCCACGTTTTCGGCTAACCGTCAACTTGTTCCGTACTAATACCCTGAACTAAAATTCGAGCTAGCTTGTCTTTCTCGATCGGGGACgacaaaaaatagatttcttTAAACCAATCTGATTGTGACTGCCACCTAACATGAAGACTACCCCACTGCCTTCAGCACGCACGCATAAAATCTAGGACTTGGTGAGTATTTATCGACGGTTTGAATATTTAACTATTTCCACGTTGAATTCGATCAAGTAcagattttttgctttttttttttgccacatcTTTTTGCATGCCGATTTTGAGAGGAAAAAACTTGTCTAGCAATTTTGTCAAATCTCATGGCGATTGGAAATCATTGAAGTGGATGGCaacagttttccttttttttgtcgaaatggCAACAATTGACACGgacaatttttgta
Protein-coding regions in this window:
- the LOC104446604 gene encoding B3 domain-containing protein At2g33720-like, with protein sequence MTGSSSASNFTKLQLGRPGSSSSSSPTQNASTVTPKKRDLPGKDIVAMEGSSSLDLTKLQLGCPGSSSSSSSFPTQNADSVTPKKRDLPEKDPKWKRSSRRVVPGNKKRPVLRHEEEEKDDAGISTKLTLLHDPWDFKKVLETSDVDHSSRLLLTKGFVESRVLKEKGEEMVGLVKSRAGMEVPVWDADTSTEHPLVFGYWKSTKGYVLKGGWIPEFVERRGLVVGDKIGMFWDERMFYFKVLRKVARGTGNEAA